The window TCCGCCGTGAACGCCTCTGCGTCCCCGGCCTCCACTCCCACCACCTCGGGTCCAGCAAGATCAACCATGTCGTCGATCAACGCGACGATGCCGTCGATCACTTCCTGGTCCCACCGCTGCGGCACGCCCTCTTCCCACCGTTGGATCACTTGCGGAAAGACGGACTCGTCCGGCAGGCTGTAGAGTTCCTGGTCGAGGATCATCTGGAAGATCTGCGGGTCGCTACGCATCCGCTCGATCGTCTTGTTCATGGCGGCCAGGTAGTCAGTCAGGAGCTGCGGGTCGACGGACGTGCGGGCGGCCACCACGAGTATCGGCAGGTCGGCCGAAACACCCAACTGGTCTAGCATGTCGACCGCCGAGGCGATCTCCCGGAACTCCCCGCTACCCACCATGCGAGCGACGAAGTGCCAGGGCGGGATGGCAGCGTCGATCTCGCCACGTCGGAGCAGCTCGGACATGAGCGGTGGCGCCGCCGCTACTACCTCCGCGTCCTGCTGTGGATCGAAGCCGAACCGGCTGACGGCAAGAGAGCGGAGGATCAACAGGCTCTTGTCCCCCAGATCCGTCGCGGCGATCGTGCGTCCTCTCAAGTCCTCGATGGTTCTGATGTCGCTGTCGGCCCGGACCACGATCCCACCGGTCGCGAGGCTATAGGGATAGATCGCCTTTACTTCCAACCCCTGATCGTGCCATACGGCCACGCCGGTGATGTCATCGACAACGAGGTCCGTTTCCCCCGCCTGGAGCGCCAGCTGCTTCGCCTGCTTGGTGCCGTAGGTTGTTGTCTGGATGTCGAAGTCCAACTCTTCGTCGAAACCGTAGTGCTGCATGGCGAAGTTGATCCAGGAGAAGGTTCCAACCGCCTCCATGCCCACGTTGAGGACCCGCTGCTGCTGGGCGAGCGAGAACCCCAGAAGCAATATGGCAACCGCCGTGACCTGCTTGAGAAACAGTCCCAAGGCTTATCGCCTCCTTTTCGCTGCTGCACCTAGGAGATCAAGGTAGCACCAAGCGGACGGGTTTGGGTGATCCGTTGTACGTGATTTTGTAGAACAGGCGAGGCGGTAAAAGAGAAATGCCCCGCCGGCCGAGCTCACGATATGAACCCTTGCGGACCGCCACTCGCCATCTGGAGGCGCCCGATCCTGGCACTGGTATTCTTGCTGTGTTAGCTCACAGTTCTCGCGGGAAAGCGGTGAGAAGAATCGAGATACAACCGATAATAGATGTGCGGTCGGTGACCAAGCGACACGGCGCGACCCTGGCCCTCGACGACGTATCCCTGTCAGTTGAACAGGGCCAGGTCTTTGCGCTTTTGGGACCGAACGGCGCCGGCAAGACGACCCTCGTCCACATTCTCGCTACCATCCAACGCGCCGATTCGGGCACGGTGACCGTGGCCGGTTTCGATGTAAGGCGTTTCCCGCTCTCCGTGCGGAAGAATCTAGGGGTGGTATTTCAGGAGTCGACGCTTGATGATCGACTCACCGTCGGCGAGAACCTCGAATTTCACGGCCTCATCTACGGGGTGCCCACGAGTTTGAGGCGCAAGCGAATAAGCGACCTGATCGAGGTCGTTGACCTGGGAGACTGGCGCGACAAGATGGTGCGTACCCTCTCGGGAGGAATGAAGCGCCGACTCGAGATAGCTCGGGCACTTGTCCACGACGCCCGCGTGATCTTCCTCGACGAGCCGACCGTCGGGTTGGATGCACAGTCCCGCGAGCGGATCTGGTCCTACGTGGCCCAACTTCATAACCAGCGAGAGCTCACGATCCTGGTAACCACTCACTACATCGCGGAGGTCGAGGCGGCCGACTGCGTGTGCATCATCGACGGTGGCA of the Trueperaceae bacterium genome contains:
- a CDS encoding ABC transporter substrate-binding protein yields the protein MGLFLKQVTAVAILLLGFSLAQQQRVLNVGMEAVGTFSWINFAMQHYGFDEELDFDIQTTTYGTKQAKQLALQAGETDLVVDDITGVAVWHDQGLEVKAIYPYSLATGGIVVRADSDIRTIEDLRGRTIAATDLGDKSLLILRSLAVSRFGFDPQQDAEVVAAAPPLMSELLRRGEIDAAIPPWHFVARMVGSGEFREIASAVDMLDQLGVSADLPILVVAARTSVDPQLLTDYLAAMNKTIERMRSDPQIFQMILDQELYSLPDESVFPQVIQRWEEGVPQRWDQEVIDGIVALIDDMVDLAGPEVVGVEAGDAEAFTAEYNPD
- a CDS encoding ABC transporter ATP-binding protein — translated: MRTATRHLEAPDPGTGILAVLAHSSRGKAVRRIEIQPIIDVRSVTKRHGATLALDDVSLSVEQGQVFALLGPNGAGKTTLVHILATIQRADSGTVTVAGFDVRRFPLSVRKNLGVVFQESTLDDRLTVGENLEFHGLIYGVPTSLRRKRISDLIEVVDLGDWRDKMVRTLSGGMKRRLEIARALVHDARVIFLDEPTVGLDAQSRERIWSYVAQLHNQRELTILVTTHYIAEVEAADCVCIIDGGKVIATESPDELRRQHGREFLRVMVDENVRTAVVTRYPGSIEAEDGELVVPVTDSSSLADLISTFGSSVVSVAAERSSLETVFLSLTGRDLRDREATPQERTRAFGSRGGEHTR